DNA sequence from the Rattus rattus isolate New Zealand chromosome 2, Rrattus_CSIRO_v1, whole genome shotgun sequence genome:
TACAGGCTCGCAAAtgtacacatgcctgtgtgtaccACTGAAGGGCCTGTTGACCATCTGACAAACCTTAGGAGGAGACTGAGAAAGCCTCTTAAGTCCTTGTCACAGAGAAGTGAGGCTCAGCTCTCTTGGCAAttgtttcccctcctcctccctgactTCGGTGtatgatgtgtgcatatgtgtacattttGTGAGTACATTTTGTGGAGGTCATGGGACAAGTCTTCACCTTCTACCTTGAGACAGTGCGACTTCCTGTTCTCCACTatacaccaggctagctggcttATGACCTTCTGGGGATTTCCCTATCTCTGTGTCTCATCTTACAGCAGGAATGCTGGCCTTCATGAGGCTCTGAGCTCAGATCCTTAGCAGTATGTGACAATcactacccactgaaccattctCCCAGCCCTGtagtcatttttctctttgagtgCATATTGTGTGTGAGTTACTGTCCTCTTCATGGGGTTAGATGGGCTTTTGTCAATGAGCGCAGGGACTTTTCAATTTTGACACAGGGCAGGTGTGGGAGTCAGTACACCAGAGTCATACTTTATGCTATGGCACTATGCACTGTGACATTTGGAGCTGGACAGTCTGCAATGTGAACAGCTGTACATGACCTTCCTGCTCCCCCGGAAGAGCCAGGCTCCCCCAGAGCCCGAGTAGCTCTTCCTTCATCTTGGCGTCTAACACAACGTAAAGAAGAACAGGGATGTGCATGGCGGGGGGGAAGTGGGTCTGATCGTTCAAGAGGCAGATCCACAGCTTGCATTTTCTCCAGATCTGTTTACCAAGTGGGCAGTTACATGTTATCaaacagacaggaagtagaaatgTCAAGTGCTCAGGCTGCAGGAGGCTGCTCCTGCCATGACATCTGGGGCCTGTCTCTGTGCTATGCCACGTGGTGAATGCACCGGCCTCGGTGTGTTCTGGGTAGATCTCTGGGGACACTGTACTCATTATCACGTGTATTAATGTCATAGGGACAGGTGAAGATCTTGGTGGCTGCACTGCGTACCGGGCTCTGTGGAAGCAGTGCCAGGAGGATCCTTATGGGGGAGTGAGAGAAAGCCAAGTTGTTCGTGTGTCTATTGGAGTAGGTTCTTTAGGCAAGGTTCTCATGGGTTGCACAGGGAGTGCCCTGCTGTGCAGGAAGCACATGCATCTGAACTGGGATCCCCTGGGACACCGTGGTTCATCCACGGACAAAGCAGCACCCATCACAGGCTTGCATTTCCCACCGGCAAGGGAAGGAGTTCAGAACAGCTAGCTACAGGATTGCCCAGAGACTGGCGCGAGATAGTGCTGGTGGGCACCACCCCCTGCCCCTTTCTGATCACAGTGCAGATCCCGCTGTTCCGGAGTGGCTGGACACCTCAGTGTTGCGGACCCCAGATCATTCTGGGATGCGAGACACAAATCAGCCCTGGAGATGACCCTGCAGCATTGAAGAGAATGGAATCTGTACACAGAGGGCTGGGAAAAGTCATGAGGGCAAGATCGTGATCCTGAGAGAAGGGGCCACTGAAACAGAAACTTGagtggttaaaaaacaaaaactgaacaagAGAAGAACCTGGAAAAGCACTTTaggcagagggaacagagaggccCTGGGTATCTGAGGAGCAGAGGTGAGGCAGCCCCTGTGCTCACAGGCACTTGTGTCTGAGTGGCTCTCGAGGGTGTCAACATTTAAGCTGAAGGCTGTTGAAGGTACACGGGTCTCATAGGAGGAGGTGGCTGTCACAGCGAAGCTTGGCAGCTGGGAAGCAGGGTCACAGGCAGGCAGGGGTCCAGGAGCCTCTCCTTCCAGAGCATGCTGCCGTCCTCTAACGGAGGAGAGTTGATCCTGTCCCGTTCCCTGTCCCCATGCTCCTGCCTCGCATGCTTCATCCACTGTCCACACCAGCCAGCAAGGTATCCAGTCCCCTTTGCAGTCTGTCTTGTCTGACAGACACCTTTCCTCACTCTGGGAGAAGTTAAATCAGTCCCAGCTCACTCACAGGCTATCTCCAAAGATCCCGTGGAATTCAAAGCTTgcatatttttccatatttttgtttcctcataGGCTTAAATGTCAAGTTGAGGGAATGTGGCTGGGATGGCCTTAATCAGCCATTATGGCTCAGGGTGCACTGTGCACAATACTCACCTGTGCACAGTGTCACTCGCACCCATATCCCTTTGCAggctctccctctgtctttccctgcCCAGCTTGCATACTGCAAGGGctcattttatttacttgtttgagaTAAGGCCTTTCTTGataggctgacctcaagctcaagAGTCTTCCGCCTcggtctcctgaatgctgggagtaTAGGTATACAATGCGCCCAGTTTAGGGGTATCTTTAGAGCCACCCCCATTGTAATATCAGCCAAAACACTCCGAGTACCCAGCTATGTCTTTGCTGCATCATTCACTGCTTATTAACTCATTCTGAGGGTTTAGCAGCCAGAGAAGGCTGCTTTGTGGTTATTCCCATCTTACGGATGGAGCAATGGAggaacagagaggggaagggaatcaCCCAGGGGCAGATAGCTAGAGTTCCAATGgaaagtgtctgtgtgtctgtctgtccatccgtcagTCCACCCATCtccctacctatctatcatctatcatttatctctcATCTCCGTCACCATCTGCTCTTCTGCATCCTGCCCATGCCTCCCCCAGTTCCTTAGCATTTCTCGTCTTCATTAGCATCATGTTGAGTCACCGCCCCTGCTAATCCATAACTGCTTCTCCACCTCCAACTTCTGTTCTCAAGTCATTGATTCACAGGGCCACTTTGTAGCAGTTCTCCCGCCACTCCACCCTTGAGTGACATTGTCACggcatatttttaaagatgttaaatCAATCAGAGGCATGGAGACAATTGGGATAGAAGGACGCATAGCCCCAAGAGCAACTAAATGCATCTAAACAACCACATGGTTCCTCCCAGACCCAAGATTGACAGATCTCCAGCTTTGGTCCGCCCTCAGTGGCGCCCCCATATGGCAATGGTGTAGGTTTGCATGCCCTCCACACAACTGAAGCTATTTTCTAAATCAGGGATAACACTTTTGAATTATTTCAGTTTGTGCAAAAAGCAAGACTATATTTCCATTGTTCTAAGTGATGTAGCATGGGTCAGAGGCTGCATCATTGCCATGAATGCCCCAAGATAGAGGAGCCCTTGTATTCAGCCGCTGAATGTTGCTCCTGGTTTGGGAAAGGTATAGTTAGTAGTTGGACTGTAGGACAAGGCAGAGAGCAGGCAGAGGCCCATGTGGTGAGGGTTGCCTCAGCAGCCATTGaaaccccttctcttcctccaggaTGGCCAGCCGGAGCAATGACAAGGATGGTGACTCTGTGCACACAGCCAGCGATGTTCCTTTGACCCCAAGGACCAACTCCCCTGATGGGAGACGCTCATCCTCAGACACATCCAAGTCCACGTACAGCCTGACTCGGAGAATCTCCAGTAAGTGCCTGGGACAGTTGGGGTTGAGGGGCCATTCTCTTAGTACAGGAGAAAAAGCTAGCAGAGCGTGGTGGCTCATGCCAGAAACCACTGCACTCGGGAGTCTGCGGTAAGAGAATCTAGGATAGCCTGAAGTGGTaggagttctaggctagcctgagctacctcagagtgagatcctatctcaaaacaaccacAGCAGTGCTTACACTCAGGGTCgtagaaacaggaaaacaaatgtaAGGGAGCCCAAGGGGCATTGCACCTGTAGACCTCCAGTTATTTGTAGCCTAACTGGGCTTCCACTCAGGCGTGCTGGCTCCTGGGCTCACCCTCCTGAAGTGGGGCAGTGTTGCACCTCAGTTGGGGAAGGCAAGCTTCCCTCCTGGTTCCTGTACTTGCAAGTATTCCGTAAGGTGTGCTATTGCCTCAATAATCCAAGGGACTGTAAAAGGCAACGGCTCAGGGCACATCATCCATTTAGAGTACTACCTGGTACCAGGCTACTCTGAAGACTGTGATGGCGATGTTCCTGTGGCCACCACCTCCCACAATAAACAAGAATGCAGTTATTTCTCTGTATGCACACAGTCCAAACCCTCGGCTTTTAGAGGCTGATCCCGGCAATtagaggctgagataggagaactataaattcaaggccagcccaaacTACATGGTGAATTGCAGGCTGTTAGGGGCTActtaacaagaccctgtctcaaagaaccaagaaaaaaaagattgtgtgtgtgtgtgtgtgtgtgtgtgtgtgtgtgtgtgtgtgtgcgcgcgcatgtgtccATACTTAACATGGACTttcttttcatgtctttattACCTAAACAATATGGTGCAGTAGCcatgcatggtggtgcaggcctatGGTCCTAGTCACtgaaaaggctgaggcaggggaattatgagttcaaggctagtttgtGCAACTGGGTGAtgtcctatctcaaaataaaaagtgaagagAAGCACACACCGGCAGCTCACGGTAGCCTTTTCTagatgcacaaagccctggactGAATCCACCCCACTGCAGGAGAAGGACAAACCTAGAAAGTTTCATTTCATTGTACTTGGACTGTACTCTGCATGGCAACTATTTGAAGATGGTGCAGGGGGGAATCCAGCCTTCTGGCACTGGGATATAATGTCCTCTACACGTGTACTGAGCTGCAGTCATAGCTGTCCTGGAGTGCATGTTGCCTGTGTGCTTCAGACTGGACATACATGAATGTATGAGTAATATGTTGTTCTTtcgtgtttttaaattttgtgtgtcagtctctatgtctgtctgtgtatatgtgtctgtaagTAAATGTGCGAACcttggtgcatgtgtggaggtcagacaacgACTTCTGGGAGGCCGGGCTCTCTTTCTAGCAggtgggactgaactcaggtccccaggcttggcaGTGAGTCCCTTCACTTACTGAGCTGGTTTGTCAGCCCCCATGGTATTTCATCTGAGTGCTTGGGCGTGTCAGGGGCCGTAAACTGGATTCCAAAGCTCACGAAACACCTGCATTTCCTGTGTGCACAGGAGAGCCCACTGAAGCAGAGAAGCCTATGTGGGCATCTGGGGACCTTTGCTGTTGTCACCAGGTGGCTGATGGTGGTGATCATTGTTCTTGGTGGCTGTTTAGGTCTGGATTCCCGGCGCCCCAGCTCCCCACTCATTGACATCAAACCTATTGAGTTCGGTGTTCTCAGTGCCAAGAAGGAGCCCATCCAGCCATCTGTGCTGCGCCGGACCTACACCCCTGATGACTACTTCAGGAAGTTTGAGCCCCGACTTTACTCCCTTGACTCGAATCTTGATGACGTAGACTCTCTGACCGATGAGGAGATAATGTCCAAGTACCAGCTGGGCATGCTGCACTTCAGCACCCAGTATGACCTGCTGCACAACCACCTCACCGTGAGGGTGATCGAGGCCCGGGACCTGCCGCCTCCAATCTCCCATGATGGCTCCCGCCAGGACATGGCCCACTCCAACCCCTACGTCAAGATCTGCCTCCTGCCTGACCAGAAGAACTCCAAGCAGACGGGAGTCAAACGCAAGACCCAGAAGCCTGTGTTTGAGGAACGCTACACCTTCGAGATCCCCTTCCTAGAAGCCCAGAGGAGGACCCTGCTGCTCACGGTGGTGGATTTTGACAAATTCTCCCGCCACTGTGTGATTGGGAAAGTAGCGGTGCCTTTGTGTGAGGTGGACTTGGTGAAGGGCGGCCACTGGTGGAAGGCTCTGATCCCCAGCTCTCAGGTAAGGCTTGACACCCTcgaaattctttttttaaacattgttattttaattcattttactatttaaatttttcttttgaagctgggtgtggtgacaaatttcctgcagtcctagcacttgggaggtgtgATGAGGGTCAGAAGGTCAGAGTCACCATTAGCTGCATAATGAATtcgagggtagcctgggctatataagatcTTGTGTCAAAAAagccaaagacaaaaagaaaaaaaacatttaagttGTTTCTATTGTGAAATAGTTTTATGCTTATATGAAATTTCAAAAACAGCAGAGCTCCATTTTACAACCCAGAGAATATAGGTTATACCACAGGCCACTGTAAACTAGAGTAGACCAAGTTCTGATTCCAGTAGtttttacacaaacacacacacacacacacacacacacacacacacacacacacacacacaccatatttgtgtgcatgtgtgaatatgagtatgtgtatgtgtatgcatacacattgTGGGTGTATAGGGacacacatgtatgaatgtgtgtttgtgtatgcataagcatgtatgtgtgaatgtgtgagtgtctgtgggtGCAGGggcatatatgtgtgagtatgtgtttgcctgtgcatatgcatatatgtatgagtgtgtacattTACCTATGTGAGTGAGCACATGGGCATACATTGTGCATGgacatgcgtgtgtatgtatgtgtttatatgtgtccatgtgcatgcatggatgagtgtttgtatatgggtatgcatgtgtatatatgagtatgtatatctacacatgtgcatgcatattcatgtgtgagtatatgtatttgcatgggcatgcatttgcatgtgtgcaaGACCATACATACggatctgtgtctgtgtgtgtaagaggtgggggagggagattcatgtgtgggtgtgtgtattttcatgggcatgtgtatgtgcgtgtgtgcaaggGCATATatatgggtgggtgtgtgtgtgtgagagagagagagacagagagagagacagagacagagacagagcgagacAGAGAAGTTCTATGAAATCTTTCACTCTTTGGCGTATGTATGGAGTTGTATGGGTCTGGAGTATGTAGGGTGTATgaatatgcatttgtatgtggaggctagaggaggaTGTCAtgtgtcctgctctatcactctctgcctcgTTTCTCTGAAGTAGGggctctcactgaatctggagtaGACTGGTGTCCAACAAGCCCTagaggtcctcctgtctctgccccacagcACAGGGGTTATAAGCATGTGTGGCCATGCCTGGGTCTTCAGGTGGGCTTtgggatccagactcaggtccgTGTGCTTATGAAGCAAGGACTCGTCTggggcatctccccagccccagttctGTGAAATCTTCCAGATGTACAGATTCATGGTACAGCCACCCTAGCAACACCTTTGCCACCAATGCTGACCATTTGATCAGGGGAGGGATTGTCCAGGGTATAAAGCTATCAATTATTTTGACTTTCAAAAAGTGAtatggaagaaaaaatacaaaaacgaGGGCAGTGGAGTTGACGCACAGACGTCTTTCAGACAAACCATGCAGTGATCGGCTTCCTTCCCATGTCCAGTCTGGAGACAGAAGCATGTGCTTAGCTGCTGGGGAAGACACCCTAAGGCCACAGGCTGGGCTGTGACTCCTTAAAGCACTCCCGTGTACACCCTCTGCAGGCAGAGGGAGCTGAACGGTCCAAGGAAGAAGGCACAGCCAGGAAGAGGCATACCTTGTGCACTGCACTGGTGAGGTTGGCCCAGCCCAGTGAATTACAAGCAGGGTATTTGCACACGAACATGCCGGGGGCATCTCAAAGCTGTTCAATCTTGGTCAAGAATTCAGTGACCCAGGGCTGCCTTCATAGAGGCACATTAGTTGCTTTATGGGGAATTAtgtgctaaggattgaacccagagcattGTGCATACTAAGTGTACCCTTTCCTGCGAGCCATGTCACATCCTCATGGCACATGGGCTCTCCAGGGTGGGGACCAGAggactgtcctgtgtgtgtgtgtgtcttccaagATGAATGTCTGCCCCTTTCTTCATATGGATTCCCCATGAAGAAGGCCCTGAGGCAAGGCACATCATTTATCAGGGACATGCCACCAATTGGGAACACCAGGAGGGATTTGGTACGTGATGTACAAGTCAACACACTGGGCCATTGTCTGGTCCTTAAACCTGCCAGGGACATAGGAGTTTATACAAGGCACACATGGGAGCCCATGTTGTTCACCCACAGAACTGTTAAGTGAAGGCTATGGAGAACTGCGAGCTTAACTCCCTGGCAATTTTGGCCTGTGGTCCTAGCATGTTAGAGACCTTCGATGCCCATTGTGGGAGGTGGCATCCAGACACAGGCCTTTGAAGCAGGGAGGACAAGGAGAGAGCAGGCAGGGCACAGGGACTGTCATGAGTCTGGCTTCATCCCATAGACACTTCCTCTGGGCCTGGCAGGTCTTCCCTCTGGCATTGCCGTCAGGACCTGCTGGGTGCTTCCTGTGTCTAAGGCAATAGCTGACACAATTGGTGTTCAAAGAATTACCCCGTCTCAGACATTCAGAAATTTacagttggggggtgggggagagttcTATCTTGCCAAACTCAAACACCATTCTTTATCTTGAACcctggagaaacagagaaactgtGTGACACCCACCCCGACCTGGAGGTCTTGCTCGGTGCTAGCTCCCTCCAGCCTGGTTCTCTGGGAGCCCCGCTGTGGttcgctccctccctccttttcttccttccttacctccctctccccattctctctttcccaatccctttctcttccttccctccctgtccttaCCTCCCCCCTCCTATGAAGCTGGCAGCCAAGGCCACCCTGCTGGCCAAGGCCACCCTGCTGGCATTTGAACCCAGATACAGAGGgctttgctcttagccattcttacaGAGAAACCTACATCAGTTGGGCAAAGCACCAGCAACTcggactagccttgaactcacaatcctcctgcttcagactccaagcgctaggattacaggcttgcaTCATCATGCCTGGTTAGAATTATCTTCAactgtggcgtgtgtgtgtgtgtgtgtgtgtgtgtgtgtgtgtgtgttggattgtCTTGGCAGGTGGCTCAGCTAGTAATGTGCTTGCTGCGTAAGCATTAGGACCAAAGTTTAGTACCCATTTAAAAACCTAATTTCCAGgtatatgtctgtaatcccagtgcttgtgGGGCTGGGGCAGAAGGATGTTTGGGTTCAGtgtgaaaccttgcctcaaaaattaaggtggaagGGAattggagggatgactcagtggttaggagcactggctgctcctctagaggactgaggttcaattcccagcacctacccaacagttcacaactgtctgtaactctagttccaggggatccatcatACTAGACATGAATgtagtgtacatatatgtgtatgtaagaaaaacattcatatatataatatatgtataataaatatttatataaaaaataaggtggaaagccATTGAGAAAGATACTGGATATTGACCTTCAACCCccctttatacacacatacacatcatgaacatatatatataatgcatgaatgcacacacaggaccacatacaatatatcacacacacacatgtgtgtgtgcatgcacatatgcacgcacacatgcaagcacgcatgcacgcacacacatgcacatgcacttgaAACTGGGGCTTGCAGGAGAATCAGGGGGGAGAATTCTAGGTTTCCCATCAATCCCCTCTACCCCACCCACTCAgtcctcccttccccacctcacTCACCACAGCAGTGTTTGGTACCAGAGATAAGCCCACGTTAACACATCCTTATTGCAGTTTGGGATACACTGTTAACGTGTACATCCCATGGATCTGGGTAAATGTCTAGTGACATATGTGACTGTGATAGCAGCAGATAGAGTGGTGTCACCAGGGCTTGTGAGATACTCAGAGTTCTGCTCTGATTGGGCTCAGTACCTGGAAACTGCCTGGAGTTACTGACGCCCCCAGCCTGCCTTCTGGACTGCTAAAAACAGCCTGGTAAACAGAGACTCCTAACTGCCTTCTGTATTTTGAGATTCCTCACCAACTGCTACTGTCACCATTCAGCCCTTAACCAGGCAAATGGCAACGCTTTAAACTTGCTCTGAGATGCTGTCAGCCTTGACCTTTTAgagccctggtgtgtgtgtgtgtgtgtgtgtgtgtgtgtgtgtgtgtgtgtgtgtgtgtgtgtgtgtttctgacttAGCTTCTGATAGACAGCCCCTTAGTGCTTCGGGGGGACAGATCAGAGCCTTCTAGAGCagcagaaactagaagtttccctGTGTGAGGACTTCTTgtgcccctcctccctcagtAGCAAGCAATTTCACACTCGAGAgcttattaaacattttaattgcatttttatttacttagtgtgCATATACTATGGAGTGCTtgaggaggtcaggggacaacttgcaggaactgtgtaggatcaaactcaggtcatcaggcatgcAGCCAGCACCTTACCTGCtgacaaacatcatgaccagaaCCTACCTGGATAGGAAAGGGTTTTATTTGGCTATATATGGGTCACAGTCCATTGAGAGAGGCCAAGGCACAAACATGGAGCAGGTACtaaagtagaaggcaggaaagagtgctgcttactggcttgctccctatgggTTTATTTAGCTAgctagcttgctttctttctttctttctttctttctttctttctttctttctttctttctttctttctttctttccttccttccttccttctttcgttctttctttctttctttccttctttccttccttcctttttaattgcatcttttatttattcattttacattccactcactgaCCCCTGTCACCCCTCCCATaatcctcccccatcccccctgGCCTCTAAGAGGGTGGAGCCTCCCTGGGTATTCTCCCCACCCTGGTACGTCAAGTTTCTatgaggctaggcacatcctctcccattgaggccagacaaggcagaccaacTAGAAATACCCCGTGGACAGGTAAAAGCTTTTGGGATATGCCCCAACTTCAGTTGtttgggatccacatgaagaccaaactacacaTCTGTGACATATGTGttgggaggcctaggtccagcccatgtatgttctttggttggtggttcagtctctgagagctccaagggcccaggttagttgagtctgctggAGTTCTTATGGAGCTCCTGTCCCCTTCAGGACTGCAATCCTTCAGACTCTtccgtaagagtccccaagctctgtcCACTGTTtgtcagtctgctttcttatacagcacaggaccacctgcccaggagtggcccCACCAACAATAGGCTGGAAATGCCCTCTAtccagaaaatgccccacagcccTACCTTCAGGCAATCtgacagagacattttctcaatggaggtgCCTCTTTctagataactctagcttgtgtcaagttgaaaaaaaatcaaccaggatacctgctgtgccatctcattggccccaaCATGAGTTTCGATCCCTAGTTACAACAGGAACTTATTGCTTAAGCGAGAAGACTGCATCACAGAGAAGTTGAGtgacttgttcaaggtcacacatAAGTTCATGGTAGAGTTGGGACTAGCTGAGTTGCCTGGCTTTCAGACAGGTTTTGCTACTGTCCCAGCTATCTCTACTGCCCACACCCCTCAGATAATAGGTTCAGTGACGGGTAAAAGCAGGGACCCTGAAATGCACaggcctgggttcaagtcctggcTCTGCTACCTGCTAGGGGTATGTACCAGAAAGCTTCCATGTCAACGCTCAGCCCCAATTTTCTGTCTGTCACAGGAGGCGTGTACAGTGTGAAGATtcggcctctcctggcctctactTCAGTCTCCTTAGGAGCAGTCACTGTGACCTGTGTGACTTAGAATGCTGATACCAAATGTGTGTGTCAACCCCCAGATCCAGCCTCCATTTCTCTTGAAACCATCCTTGTTTCAGGTCAGACTCTTCCCTGCCTAAGTTAGTGCCTGTCACTCAGAAGTCCCACTTAACCTCTCAGTCTGACTAGACTATAAATCAAAAGTTCCCGGACCCTAGCCTCAAGTTCAGTCACGTGTAGAAAGGCTCACGGAGCGCAGCGAAGCCCTTTACTTCTGATGCTAGCTCACACTTTCACCAGCATCAGCCCATGGGGCTTTGGCCCCTTGCACCTGGTCAGAGAACATCAGGACAGTATCCTTATGGAGGACCCAGTCCAGgaactgccagcagtaggccatGTAAGGAAAGGCATGGGGGCGAACAAAAAGTCTCCCCCCACTTCAAACACACCACTCTATTACTACCCTGCTAGAATCTCCAATCTAGAAGTTTTTTCCAACCCCGGATGCTTGTGAGTTTGTGTGAAGCTCCCATGGTAACAATCATGATGTATTGAACCATTGACAACCAGTGGTTAAACTAAGCCTCTACCCAGGCACCTCTCCCTGGAAGTCAGAGAATGGGAATAATTGTATCCAATTCTCTACTCCTGGTCTTCCTGGTAGTCAGTTCCAGCCTTAAGTTACCTAGAGGTCCCAGTGATCAAGCAACACCATTGGCACCATAAAAGGCACTCTCCCCACCATGGGATTCCAAATGTCCTAGAAGCTCTGTGCCAGGATCTGGGTGTAGACATCAGACATGAACTTCTTACATACAGTCAGGCTCTGCACTTGACTAGTGGGTGAACCAGTCTACTGCTGGGTAGATTTGTGTCTGAACCCTACAGTGTTGCCGTCATTGTCACCATCCTCATCACTGGGCTCTCTAAGAGCTGGATGGAGTCACACTTGGACCATGCCCAGTATTCATTGTCTGCCGTGGCTGTGGTTCATTTATGTACTGAATATGGCAGGTTTCTCATGAATGGGTTCCAAGTGGGTTTGGGTATGGAGCTGGGAATGGGGGCTTGAAGTCTAGACTGAGGGTGATAGAACCCAGAGTTCTAAACCGTTCCTCACACTGGCACTCCCCTAGAGTAGCCTCTGAGAGGACTATTTGCAACCTGGTGCTCAGAGCTGCACCAGAGCCCAGCTCCATGGATTCTCCACAGCATCCACTAGCGTTCTCCCTAATAGTCAAAGAGCATGTGAACACCACCTTGCTGTGGATTATCTGAAGTATAAAAGGAAGGGTCTCAAAGATGTCATGAAGTTTAGCAGAATGAAAGGTTTGCTGAGCTGGGCTAGGCAGGGAATTAGGAGACCAGGGTGAGAAGAAGAGGAGTGTAAGGATGATGATTCATTTTTGACTGGGATGCAGGATGTTGAGGTGATGGGGGAGGACCTCTGTAATCTGCAGGAGTCTAAAGTCCAGATCCTAAGTGATCTTATCTGAACAGTGACTTGAAACAACACTGCTTTGGCAATGAGATGGGACCTTATGCTGTGGGCACAAAGTGACTGGGGTGCGagagaagagcaaccagtgtccTTCATTTTCCCTCAAGGACAAGCCCTCAGGCATCGAAAGGCCCCCACATAGGCTACACACCTCTGACGACTGAGAGCTCTACCTCAGATAACACCGAGGTAGGGGCCAAGCCTTTGACACATGAAGCATCAACAAACTTTCTCGTGCAAACTACGGCAACTCTTGAgttcctgtttctccttcctttctcagctCAGCCTTGTTTGTGCAGGGGAGGTAGGGAAGGCGAGTTCCCATAGCATTTCTCACTCTTTATGATACATGCTGTTGGCCTAAATAAGTCATTGCATAAGTAGGTCATCGGTTATGGGAGTTGTTTATAAACTAGAGATGCTGtcacagggtctctcacctgTGTGAGTCACTGCTACATCCTGTGGTCACTCAAAAAGTGGAGGATTATTGAACACtttcttagttattttctatttcagtgaGGAGACACCGTGACTAAGACACAGGGTGGATCCA
Encoded proteins:
- the Syt17 gene encoding synaptotagmin-17 isoform X1; the protein is MAYIQLEPLNEGFLSRISDVLLCGWTCQHCCQRCYESSCCQSSEDEVEILGPFPAQTPPWLMASRSNDKDGDSVHTASDVPLTPRTNSPDGRRSSSDTSKSTYSLTRRISSLDSRRPSSPLIDIKPIEFGVLSAKKEPIQPSVLRRTYTPDDYFRKFEPRLYSLDSNLDDVDSLTDEEIMSKYQLGMLHFSTQYDLLHNHLTVRVIEARDLPPPISHDGSRQDMAHSNPYVKICLLPDQKNSKQTGVKRKTQKPVFEERYTFEIPFLEAQRRTLLLTVVDFDKFSRHCVIGKVAVPLCEVDLVKGGHWWKALIPSSQNEVELGELLLSLNYLPSAGRLNVDIIRAKQLLQTDVSQGSDPFVKIQLVHGLKLVKTKKTSFLRGTIDPFYNESFSFKVPQEELENASLVFTVFGHNMKSSNDFIGRIVIGQYSSGPSESNHWRRMLNTHRTAVEQWHSLRSRAECDRVSPASLEVT
- the Syt17 gene encoding synaptotagmin-17 isoform X2 — its product is MLEPLNEGFLSRISDVLLCGWTCQHCCQRCYESSCCQSSEDEVEILGPFPAQTPPWLMASRSNDKDGDSVHTASDVPLTPRTNSPDGRRSSSDTSKSTYSLTRRISSLDSRRPSSPLIDIKPIEFGVLSAKKEPIQPSVLRRTYTPDDYFRKFEPRLYSLDSNLDDVDSLTDEEIMSKYQLGMLHFSTQYDLLHNHLTVRVIEARDLPPPISHDGSRQDMAHSNPYVKICLLPDQKNSKQTGVKRKTQKPVFEERYTFEIPFLEAQRRTLLLTVVDFDKFSRHCVIGKVAVPLCEVDLVKGGHWWKALIPSSQNEVELGELLLSLNYLPSAGRLNVDIIRAKQLLQTDVSQGSDPFVKIQLVHGLKLVKTKKTSFLRGTIDPFYNESFSFKVPQEELENASLVFTVFGHNMKSSNDFIGRIVIGQYSSGPSESNHWRRMLNTHRTAVEQWHSLRSRAECDRVSPASLEVT
- the Syt17 gene encoding synaptotagmin-17 isoform X3; its protein translation is MASRSNDKDGDSVHTASDVPLTPRTNSPDGRRSSSDTSKSTYSLTRRISSLDSRRPSSPLIDIKPIEFGVLSAKKEPIQPSVLRRTYTPDDYFRKFEPRLYSLDSNLDDVDSLTDEEIMSKYQLGMLHFSTQYDLLHNHLTVRVIEARDLPPPISHDGSRQDMAHSNPYVKICLLPDQKNSKQTGVKRKTQKPVFEERYTFEIPFLEAQRRTLLLTVVDFDKFSRHCVIGKVAVPLCEVDLVKGGHWWKALIPSSQNEVELGELLLSLNYLPSAGRLNVDIIRAKQLLQTDVSQGSDPFVKIQLVHGLKLVKTKKTSFLRGTIDPFYNESFSFKVPQEELENASLVFTVFGHNMKSSNDFIGRIVIGQYSSGPSESNHWRRMLNTHRTAVEQWHSLRSRAECDRVSPASLEVT